The genomic interval TGAGCCACATGGCGGTCGTGACGATCGACAGGTCGCGTGTGATATCGCCCTGGTAGGAGAATTCCACGCCGCGATAACGGCCGTTGCCGTCGAGCGCGTAGACGTTGTCGGCATTCAGGCTGGCGGACGGCTGGCGGATCTGGAACAGCGCGACCGAAAAAACGCTGTCATTGCTGAAGCGATGACGCAAGCCCACTTCTTCCTGGCGACTCACCGCGGCGGGCAGCGCCTGATACGCGTTCGCCGCGGTCGCGGGCGCCGTACCGGCCGATTCGAGCCCTTCGATATAGCTCGCGTACACGCTCGATTGCGGCGTGAGCTTGAACAGAAGGCTCGCCGTGGGCGACGTGTGATGCACGTCCTGCGTCGCGGTGAACGCCTGGGTTTGATGGAAGTCGGAGTAACGCACGCCCGGCGTGAATTGCAGGCGCGAAGTCAGATCGATGCGGTCGAACACATAGGCGCCCGCGTTCGACGAGTGCTGCGCGTAGAACGCTTTCGAACCGGCCGCCGTCAAATTCGTGATGCTGACGGGGTTATACAGATTCTGCGTCGCGGTGTAGTAATACGTCGTGAAGTTGGGCTGGAATTGCCACGTTTGCGACACGCCGAAGGTTAGATCGTGATGAATCGAGCCCGTGTCGAAGAGGCCGTTCGCCTCGGCGCGCACGACCTTGCTTTCGTAGAACTGACCGTTCTGCTTGCTGCCTTGCAGCGTGCCGGTGCCCGTGTTCACGTTGTACTTCTGCATGATCCAGAGCCAACGGTCGCGCTGCGTGATCGACTGGCCCACCGACACGTTCGCGCTCCAGTTGTCGTTGAACAGATAGTCCGCGCGGAACAACTGACTCATCGCGGTCGCGTTGGTCTTCTTGTCGTTCGGCGAGAGCAGCGTGGAGGCGTCGGGCAGGCGCGGCAACGTGATCACGCCGTTGCTCGCGGCGAGCGGCGTGATGCCGGCCTGCTCGACCACGCGTTCGTCAATATGCTCGAGATCGTATTTGAACGACAGGCGCTGGGTCGCGCGCCAGTCGAGCGCCACGCTTTCGAAACGGCGGTAGCCGCGATCGCCGTCGATCGGCGTTTCCACGTGCTCGTCCATCGCATTCACGCGAATGCCGAACTGCTTGTCGGTGCCGAAGCGGCGCGCGAGATCGGCATGCGCGCCGATCGAGCCGTGCGAATCCGCGACGATCGACGCCGACGTGACGGGCTCGTCGCCCGCGCGCTTCGTCACCATGTCGACCACGCCCGCCGGCACCATGAAGCCGTAATAGACCGCCGACGCGCCTTTGAGCACTTCCACGCGGTCCTTGTCTTCCATCGGCATCCAGATGTTGTTGTCCACGGGCAGCACGCCGTTCAGCAGGTAGCTGTTGCGGTTGTCGAGCGCGATGCCGCGCACGGAGAGCTGGTCGTAGGCGATCCCGCTCAACTGCTGGCGCACCACGCCCGCGACGTTGCGCAAGCCGTCGTAAAGCCCGCTCGCCGCCTGGGCCTTGAGCAGGTCGGACGTGACCACGTTGACGGTGGCGGGCACGTCCAGCGCGTCGACGCCCCGATACGGGCCGGACTGCACGGTTTTGGCCGCGTAGGGGCTGGCGGCGGCCGCCTTCTTCGACTGGACCGAAATGGTGGCCAATGTGGCCTCCCCTTGCGGCGCGCTGGCCGGAGCGGGCGACGCGGCCACATCGGCGGCGGCGGCCGGTTCCGCGGCCACCGCGCGATGGTCGGCGAATCCGCCATAGGCGATCACGGACAGGGCCATGGCAATGGACTGGTTGCGCGTGCGGCGACCGTGGCGGCCGCTCGTCACCGCGCGGCTCTTTTGGCGAGAAGAGTGATTCATGAAGGTGGTTAAAAAGTGAACGCGCAAGGCGGCCCGATCCAATGCAGCGCAGGTGCATTCGATGAGTGTCCACCCCTGGAAAAATGGCCCGGGCGAGCACGAAACGCGTTGCCCGAACCTGGCGGAACCGGTGCGGCTCGTTCGCTACCCGGATCGCGATAGCAAAGCGAACGGCATGGGGCCGCGGCAAAGCGAACTAGGGCTTCTCGTCAGGCGGCATGGTCACGCAGGCGCCGCGGCGTCGCGTATCCAGCGGTGCCGCGCGCCGGTGGCGGGCATCGGCTAGGGAGGTCATGGGAGCGGCTTCGCAGGTACAATGAGAATGGTTCGTATTTATACTTTAAAATCTGCGAAA from Paraburkholderia acidisoli carries:
- a CDS encoding TonB-dependent siderophore receptor; the protein is MNHSSRQKSRAVTSGRHGRRTRNQSIAMALSVIAYGGFADHRAVAAEPAAAADVAASPAPASAPQGEATLATISVQSKKAAAASPYAAKTVQSGPYRGVDALDVPATVNVVTSDLLKAQAASGLYDGLRNVAGVVRQQLSGIAYDQLSVRGIALDNRNSYLLNGVLPVDNNIWMPMEDKDRVEVLKGASAVYYGFMVPAGVVDMVTKRAGDEPVTSASIVADSHGSIGAHADLARRFGTDKQFGIRVNAMDEHVETPIDGDRGYRRFESVALDWRATQRLSFKYDLEHIDERVVEQAGITPLAASNGVITLPRLPDASTLLSPNDKKTNATAMSQLFRADYLFNDNWSANVSVGQSITQRDRWLWIMQKYNVNTGTGTLQGSKQNGQFYESKVVRAEANGLFDTGSIHHDLTFGVSQTWQFQPNFTTYYYTATQNLYNPVSITNLTAAGSKAFYAQHSSNAGAYVFDRIDLTSRLQFTPGVRYSDFHQTQAFTATQDVHHTSPTASLLFKLTPQSSVYASYIEGLESAGTAPATAANAYQALPAAVSRQEEVGLRHRFSNDSVFSVALFQIRQPSASLNADNVYALDGNGRYRGVEFSYQGDITRDLSIVTTAMWLNAKLVDSTDATTLGKTPENTPRYTGSVFLNYRVPQLAGFSINGGAYFVGSRPINDANQAYIPGYTLFTAGARYDTQLFGKHASFQLNVENAFNKHYWASAGSSQLGIGLERTFILTSTFDF